Genomic window (Sphingomonas japonica):
GCAAAAGGAAATGTCGACGATCTCGCACAATCTTGCGAACGTCGCCACCGACGGCTTCAAGAAGAGCCGCACCGAATTCGCCGACGTCATCGCGTCGTCGGTCTCGTCGAGCCCGACCGCGCTGGTCGGGTCGGGTGTCGTCACCAAGGCGATCCGCCAGCAGTTCGCGCAAGGTACGCTCACCCAGACCGGCACCGCGCTCGATCTCGCGGTATCGGGCGACGGCTTCTTCGTGACCAAGGCCGATCCCGAGGCCACCAAGATCAACTTCACGCGCAACGGCGGCTTCCTTGTCGATAACGAGCGCTTTGTCGTCGACGGCCAAGGCGGTCACCTGCAGGTGTTCCCGGTGGATGGCAGCGGTACCGTCGTCGCCGCCGGCGTCGGTTCGACCGTCAGCCTGCGCTTGCCGCAGACCAGCGGCACGCCGGTCGCGACCGGCAATGTCGCGCTGAGCGTCAACCTCAACGCCGGATCGCAGGTTCCGATGGCCGATTTCGATCGCTTCGATCCGACCAGCTACAACCAGTCGACGCAGACCACGATCTATGACGGCACCGGCAATCCGCTGACGATGACCACCTATTTCGTGCGCGAGACCGCTCCGACCACGGCGCAGCCGACCAGCACCTGGTCCGCATACAGCTTCGTCGGCGATCAGCAGTTGCAGAGCGGCGGCACTCCCGACGCGCCGATCACGCTGACCTTCGACGATACCGGGACGCTCACGTCGCCGACCACCGCAACCGCCTATGACGCGTTCACGCCGACCGGCAGCACCGCGGAGCAGGCGCTGTCGCTTGATTTCGGCGTCGAAACGACACAGGCGGCATCGCCGTTCATCGTCAATGCCCGCACCCAGGACGGCCAGGCGGTCGGCCAGCTCGAATCGGTCGCGGTCGACAGCGAAGGCATCGTGCGCGCCAGCTTCTCGAACGGCGACAACATCGCGCTGGGCAAGGTCGCGCTTGCCAACTTCTCCAACCCGGCCGGCCTGCGCCAGCTCGGTAACAGCTCGTGGGCGGCAACCGGCGTTTCGGGCGAGCCCGTACTGGGCGAAGCCGGGATCGGGGGGTTCGGCAACCTGATGTCGGGCATGATCGAGGGATCGAACGTCGACATCACCGAGGAACTGGTCGCACTGATCGCGGCGCAGCGGAATTTCCAGGCGAATTCCAAGGCGCTCGATACGTCGAGCCAGATCCAGCAGACGATCTTCAACATCAACTGATCTGAAGCGGGAAGGGGGGACGCACCATGGATCGGCTGGTCTACACCGCGCTGTCGGGGCTCAAGAGCCAGATGTCGGCGCAGGCGGCGATCGCGAACAATATCGCGAACGCCTCGACGATCGGCTTTCGTCAGGATCGCGTCTCCTTTTCCAACCTGCTGCTCGACGGCACCGGGCTCGCGACGCGGGCTCCGTCGGGCGAGGAAGTTACCGATGCCGACCGGCGCGCCGGGGCGATCATGGCGACGGGCCGCCCGCTCGACGTCGCGGTCACCAGCGATGCGTGGATGACCGTCCAGGCGACCGACGGCAGCGAAGCCTATACCCGGCGCGGCGACCTCTCGGTCTCGCTCAGCGGCGTCTTGGAGACCGGCGACGGTTTCCCGGTGATGGGGTCGGGGGGCCCCATCACCGTCCCGCCGCACGAGAGCATCGCCATCGCCGACGACGGCACCGTATCGATCGTGCCGCTGGGTGCCGACGACGCGACGCCGCCGGTGGTGCTCGACCGCATCAAGCTGGTCAGCACCGACGGCACCAACACGATCAAGGGTCTCGACAACCTGCTGCATGTGAAGGGTGGGGGCATCCTGCCCGACGACCTCGATGCCAAGGTCCAGTCGGGGTCGCTCGAACAGTCGAACGTCAACCTGACGCAGGCGCTGGTCGACATGATGGAAAACCAGCGCGGCTACGAAGTGCAGGCCAACCTGCTCAAGGAAGCCAAGAAGATGGACGAAAGCTCCGCATCGCTGATGCGGATGCCGGGCTGAAGGGAGCCGACACCATGACCAACGCCGCACTCCACATCGCACGCACCGGGCTCGATGCCCAGGACATGCGCATGCGCGTGATCTCGAACAACCTCGCCAACGTCAATACCACCGGCTTCAAGCGCGACCGGGCGTCGTTCGAGACGCTGGCCTATCAGGTGGTGACGTCGGCCGGTTCTGCGAGCACGTCGGAAACCCAATATGCCACCGGCACCAATCTGGGCACCGGCGTGCGTATCCAGGGAACGTCGCGGATCGACACGCAGGGGTCGCTGCAGACCACCGGCAATGCGCTCGACATGGCATTGGACGGCAATGGCTTCTTCCAGGTGCAGTTGCCGGGCGGCCAGCTCGGCTACACCCGCGCGGGCAATTTCTCGCGCTCCGCAGAAGGCCTGATGGTCACGTCGGAGGGCTATCAGGTGATGCCGGGCATCACGATCCCCGAAGGCGCGACGTCGATCACGGTCGGCGCCGACGGTACCGTCTCGGCGGTCGTCCCCGGACAGACCGAGGCTGCGCAGATCGGCCAGGTGCAGATCGCGGCGTTTCCCAATGCCGCGGGGCTCCAGGCGATCGGCGACAATTATCTGACCGAGACCGCAGCGTCGGGCGCGGTCAACCTAGGCATCGCCGGACAGGATGGCCGCGGCCAGATCCGCCAGGGGATGCTCGAAGGATCGAACGTCAACGTCGTCGAGGAACTTGTCGACATGATCGAAACCCAGCGCGCGTACGAGGTCAATTCCAAGATGATCTCCGCGACCGACGAGATGCTGCAATATGTCAACCAGAACCTCTGAAATGGGCGCGCTCGCCAAGTTCGTTGCCGGCCTCGCCGCCGGCGGTGCCCTTGTGCTCGGCATGGCGATCGCCGCGCCGCCCGCCAATGCGCAGCTGTTCGGCAAGAAGAAGGACAAGGTCGCCTTCGTCGCGACGGCTGCCCCGGCCCCTGTCGCCGCACCCGCCAACGGCTCGATCTTCCAGGCCGGCGACGGCTATGCCGCGCTGTACGAGGGTCAGCGCGCGCGCCGCGTCGGCGACCTGCTGACGATCGTGCTGGTCGAACGCACCGTCGCCACCAAGTCCGCGGGATCGCAGCTCGATTCGTCGGGCGGTTTCGGCATCACCCCGCCCACTGTCGGGCCGTTCTCGTTCAACCCCGGCGCTGCCAAGGTCGGCGGTAACCGCGGCTTCGACGGTGTCGGTACCGCAGGCCAGGCCAACGCACTGTCGGGTGAGGTCAGCGTGACCGTCGCCGAGGTCTATCCCAACGGCACGATGCTGGTGCAGGGGCAGAAAAGCGTGACGCTCAACCGCGGCGACGAGTTCGTGCAGATCAAGGGGCTGGTGCGCACCGCCGATATCGACGCGAACAACCGCGTCGCATCGACTCGCGTAGCCGACGCCCAGATCGCCTATACCGGCAAGGGCGACGTCGCCCGCGCCAGCCGCCAGGGCTGGCTCAGCCGCTTCTTCCAAGTCATCAGCCCGTTCTGACCGGAGTGCGATCCATGATTCGCCTGTTTCTCGCGCTTCTTGCCAGCCTCCTGATCGCCGCACCCGTCAGTGCCGAGCGCGTCAAGGATCTCGGCAATTTCCAAGGTATCCGCACCAATCAGCTGACCGGATACGGCATCGTCGTCGGCCTGCCCGGCACTGGTGACGACAATCTCGAATACACCGTCCAGTCGATGAAGGGCGTCGCTTCGCGATTCGGGCTGCAATTGCCGGCGGGCGTCAATCCCGCGCTCAAGAATACTGCAGTGGTGCTCATCACCGCGGAACTGCCCGCCTTCGCCAAGCCGGGGCAGAAGCTCGACATCACCGTATCGGCGATGGGCAAATCGAAGTCGCTGCGCGGCGGCA
Coding sequences:
- a CDS encoding flagellar hook protein FlgE, with product MSFYTSLSGLQASQKEMSTISHNLANVATDGFKKSRTEFADVIASSVSSSPTALVGSGVVTKAIRQQFAQGTLTQTGTALDLAVSGDGFFVTKADPEATKINFTRNGGFLVDNERFVVDGQGGHLQVFPVDGSGTVVAAGVGSTVSLRLPQTSGTPVATGNVALSVNLNAGSQVPMADFDRFDPTSYNQSTQTTIYDGTGNPLTMTTYFVRETAPTTAQPTSTWSAYSFVGDQQLQSGGTPDAPITLTFDDTGTLTSPTTATAYDAFTPTGSTAEQALSLDFGVETTQAASPFIVNARTQDGQAVGQLESVAVDSEGIVRASFSNGDNIALGKVALANFSNPAGLRQLGNSSWAATGVSGEPVLGEAGIGGFGNLMSGMIEGSNVDITEELVALIAAQRNFQANSKALDTSSQIQQTIFNIN
- the flgF gene encoding flagellar basal-body rod protein FlgF, whose product is MDRLVYTALSGLKSQMSAQAAIANNIANASTIGFRQDRVSFSNLLLDGTGLATRAPSGEEVTDADRRAGAIMATGRPLDVAVTSDAWMTVQATDGSEAYTRRGDLSVSLSGVLETGDGFPVMGSGGPITVPPHESIAIADDGTVSIVPLGADDATPPVVLDRIKLVSTDGTNTIKGLDNLLHVKGGGILPDDLDAKVQSGSLEQSNVNLTQALVDMMENQRGYEVQANLLKEAKKMDESSASLMRMPG
- the flgG gene encoding flagellar basal-body rod protein FlgG, coding for MTNAALHIARTGLDAQDMRMRVISNNLANVNTTGFKRDRASFETLAYQVVTSAGSASTSETQYATGTNLGTGVRIQGTSRIDTQGSLQTTGNALDMALDGNGFFQVQLPGGQLGYTRAGNFSRSAEGLMVTSEGYQVMPGITIPEGATSITVGADGTVSAVVPGQTEAAQIGQVQIAAFPNAAGLQAIGDNYLTETAASGAVNLGIAGQDGRGQIRQGMLEGSNVNVVEELVDMIETQRAYEVNSKMISATDEMLQYVNQNL
- a CDS encoding flagellar basal body L-ring protein FlgH, giving the protein MSTRTSEMGALAKFVAGLAAGGALVLGMAIAAPPANAQLFGKKKDKVAFVATAAPAPVAAPANGSIFQAGDGYAALYEGQRARRVGDLLTIVLVERTVATKSAGSQLDSSGGFGITPPTVGPFSFNPGAAKVGGNRGFDGVGTAGQANALSGEVSVTVAEVYPNGTMLVQGQKSVTLNRGDEFVQIKGLVRTADIDANNRVASTRVADAQIAYTGKGDVARASRQGWLSRFFQVISPF